A segment of the Panacibacter ginsenosidivorans genome:
TATCTTTTTCTTCATGCGAAATGAAATGAAAAGGAATATCAAAGCGATCACAAATGTTTTCTAATGTAATGTGGTTGCCAATTACGCATTGCACAGATGCGCCCAATGTTTTAAAATGATTGCGGATAAGAATATCAGCAAGACAATGATATTCTTTTGTAACGAGTACAATTATTTTTTTCTCAGGACTTGGGTCAACTTTTATTATTGCATCAGTTGGTAATACATTTCTTATTTTTTCTTCTAAATTTTGTGCATCCGAATATTGTTCAATTTCTACACGCATAAAGAAGCGGTTCTCTTCTTTATCTACATGTTCACGCATAGAAATAATGTTGATGTTTTCTTTTGCCAGCGCACCTGAAATTGCCGCAACTAATCCTACCTGGTCCTTACATTGAATAACGATGATCAAACTATTTTAATTTATTGTTTAGTGCTCGTTGTAAATTGTTCATTGATTAATGTGCTTCCAGCCAATTATCACCAAAACCAACTTCTGCTTCAACTGGCACGCCGTGTGGTAATGGTAATGCTGCCTTCATGTTTTCGAGTATCAAAGGCTTAAGTGTATCCATTTCTTCTTTCAATGCATCGAAGACCAACTCATCATGTACCTGTAAAAGCATTTTGCTTTGTAATTTTTCTTTCTTCATGGCTGCATGAATTTTTATCATTGCCAGTTTTATCATATCAGCAGCAGTGCCCTGTATAGGAGAGTTAATGGCATTTCTTTCGGCAAAACCCCTAACTGTAAAGTTTGATGAATTGATGTCTCTTAACCAGCGTTTACGCCCCATCAGTGTTTGCACATAGCCATGTTCTCTTGCAAAGTTGATGGTGTCATCCATATACTTTGTAATGCCAATGAATTCCTTCTTGTAATTGTCAATGATCTCTTTTGCTTCTGACCTGCTGATGCCAAGATTATCTGCCAGTCCAAACGCCCCCTGGCCATAAATGATCCCGAAGTTTACGCTCTTTGCTTTATACCGCATTTCTTTCGTTACATCTTTTGCTTCTATGTTATATACTTTAGCAGCGGTGGCAGTATGAATATCTATGCCGCTTTTAAACGCCTCGCACATGTTAGGGTCACCGCTGATGCCGGCGACTATGCGCAATTCAATCTGCGAATAATCTGAGCTAACCAAAACATGTTTATCATCTCTTGGTATAAATGCTTTACGAATTTCTTTACCGCGGTCTGTGCGGATTGGAATATTCTGTAGGTTAGGATTATTACTGCTCAGTCTTCCTGTGACTGCCACAGCCTGTGCGTAAGATGTATGCACACGCCCAGTTTTTTTATTAATCAGTAAAGGCAATGAATCTACATAAGTTGATTTCAATTTTGTCAATTCCCTGTAAACAAGAATATCCGCAACGATTGGGTTTGTGTGAGAAAGTTTCAACAACACATCTTCGCCTGTGGCATACTGGCCGGTCTTTGTTTTCTTTGCTTTGGGATCAAGTTTCAATTTTTCAAACAACACTTCACCCAATTGTTTCGGAGAAGACAGATTGAATTTTACACCTGCTCCTGCATACACATTTTCTTCAGCTAATCTTGCTTCGCGTTCTAATTCTTTGGAATAATCTTTTAAAAACCCTTCGTCTATTTTTATGCCTTCAAATTCCATGTCAGTTAACACTTTTACCAAAGGATTTTCCACTTCATAAAAAACTTTTTCCACTTCTTTTTCTTTCAAACCCGGGTGCAGTGCATGTTTCAGTTGTAAGGTTATATCTGCATCTTCCGCAGCATAATCTTTTATTTTTTCGACTTCCACATCACGCATGTTGCCCTGGTTCTTGCCTTTCTTGCCGATAAGTTCTTCAATGTGCACCGGCTCATAGCCCAGGTATTGTGCACTTAACAAATCCATACTGCGTCTGCCTTCAGGTTCTATTACATAATGTGCCAGCATCGTATCATAAATATTTCCCTTCAATTCAATCCCATACCACTTTAATACAAGCATATCGTACTTAAGATTCTGCCCGATCCATGTAATCTTTTCTGAATTAAACAACGGCGTAAATTGTTCCAGTATTTTTTTAGTTGCTGTTTGATCTGCAGGACAAGGAATATAATAAGCTTCATGCGGAATATAAGAAAAGCTCATTCCCACCAATTCAGCATCATTTGCATCAATGCCTGTTGTTTCTGTGTCAAAACATATTTCTGTTTGTTGCAACAGGTCCTTTACTAATGCAGCAATCTTTTCTTGTGTATCTGCAAGAATATAATTGTGTGCTGTGTTGTTGATATTTTTATCAGCACCAAAACCAGTAGCCTCAACATCTGCATTACCATCTGTATTTGCAGCAACTTCTTTCTTTTCACTTTTTGCTTTTGACTTTTCGCTTTGCTCAACAACGTTTCCAAACAAGTCAGTCTGAACACCTACCGGGGCAGTTTGAAACACATTGAATTCTTCTCCCAACACACGTTTACCAAGCGTTTTAAATTCAAGCTCTGTAAATACTTCTATTAATGCAGGCTTGTTCCATTCTTTCAAACAGAATTGTTCTTCGTGAAATTCAACAGGCACATTGGTAATTATTCTTGCCAGTTTTTTACTCATGATGGCACTTTCTTTTCCATTGCGTACTTTTTCACCTAGCGATCCTTTTATATTATCTGCATTTGCAAGAATATTTTCTATAGAGCCATATTCTTTCAGAAGCTTTGCTGCTGTCTTTTCACCGATTCCCGGAATGCCCGGAATATTATCTACTGCATCACCCATCAACCCAAGAATATCCACTACCTGGTCAACCCTTTCAATATCCCATTTCGTACATACTTCTTTCGGACCCATTATTTCAACATCTCCGCCCTGGTAACCGGGTTTATAAATAAATATTCCATCTCTAACCAACTGACCATAATCTTTATCCGGTGTAACCATATACACATCGTAACCCGCATCATGCGCCTGCCATGCAAGCGTTCCAATTACATCATCCGCTTCATAACCTGTAACACCAATTACGGGAATATTAAATCCTTCAATAATGCGCTTGATAAACGGAATTGCAGCCGAAAGATCCTCCGGTGTCTCCTGCCTGTTTGCTTTATAATCCGCAAAGTCGGTATGTCTTTCTGTTACACCTTCTACATCAAAGCAAACGGCCATGTGCGAGGGCTTTTCTTTATTCATAAGGTCAAACAATGTATTGGTAAAACCAAACTGCGCATTGGTATTAATACCTTTCGACGTAATACGTGGGTTACGTATCAATGCATAATATGCACGAAAAATAAGTGCATACGCATCCAGTAAAAATAATTTCTTAGCCATGCAGCTAAGGTAGGGAATTCACATTTCGGATTTGTGATTTATGATTCTGGATTTTTGGGGAACGAACTGCAGTGCTGCTATAAAGCTTTGGTTGTGTCACTCACTTGTACGTCCGGTTCAATGAGCAGCAATAGTTACATCTTCCTTTGTTTCCGTAAATTGCCACAAATTTTTACAGGTGACCATAGAATCATTATACCAGATATTTCTGCAGCATCCATCTATACAAACAGACACACGCAAACTAAAACCAGGCGACCTTTTCTTTGCGCTTAAAGGACCAAACTTCAACGGTAATCTTTTTGCATTGAAAGCACTCGAAATGGGTGCGGCTTATTCAATCGTTGATGAAGATATTGAAGGTGCAAATGACAGCATTATTAAGACAGACGATGTACTAACTGCTTTACAGCAACTCGCAAAATACCACCGCGAACAATTTAATATTCCTTTTATCGCTATCACCGGGAGTAATGGTAAAACCACCACAAAGGAATTAGTGAGCACTGTGCTCGCTTCACATTTTAAAACATATACTACAGAGGGAAATTTGAATAATCATATTGGCATTCCTATTACATTACTAAGTGTACAAAAAGATGCTGAAATGGCCGTGATAGAAATGGGTGCCAACCACCAGAAAGAAATTGCAAGCTACTGTGTTTATACACAACCAACACATGGCATCATCACCAATTGCGGCAAAGCACACCTGGAAGGTTTTGGTGGCATTGAAGGTGTAAGGAAAGGAAAGGGTGAATTGTTTGATTATATAAGAGCCCGCAATGGGACTGTATTTGCTTATGATGATTACGATTATTTGCACGATATGAGCAAAGACATTCAACACATTGAATGGTATGGATCAAAAAAAGGAACTGTTACTGGTCATGTGTTGCAAAGCGAACCATTTTTGGAAGTGGCGTTTACAAAAGGAGGTTCTTTTACTTCTCTTAAAACGCAATTGGTAGGCGATTATAATTTGCCAAACGTTTTGTGTGCGGTAGCTGTAGGGAAACATTTTAATGTGCCTGATGAAAAAATAAGATCGGCCATTGAAAATTATATACCATCTAACAGCAGGTCTCAGTTAATGGAAAAGGGAAGCAACAAAATTATTCTTGATGCTTATAATGCCAATCCAAGCAGCATGAAACTGGCGATAGAAAATTTTGCCAAACTGCATGCTGATAAAAAAGTTTTAATGCTCGGCGGAATGATGGAACTTGGCGAAGAAAGCATTGCAGAGCATAAAAATATTATTGCACAAATTGATGCATATAAATGGGATGCTGTTGTATTAGTGGGTGGAGATTTTGCTAAGATTGATCATGCTTATACTTTCTTTGCTAATTCAACAGAAGCTGCAGTATGGTTGCAGCAGCAACATTTTGAAAATACTTACCTGCTTGTAAAAGGATCGAGAAGTATGGCAATGGAAAAAGTTTTGCAGCCTGTGTAGCTTTTTTCCCGCAAAGACGCCAAGGCCAAAGAAGCGAGAAAATACGCGTTGCAGCTTTCCTCATTATGTTTTGCTCTGCGTGATACTCTTTCTCTTTTTTAAACAATGAGCAGAACGTATAAGAGTGCGACGCAACAGGTGATGCCATAAAAACAATTGCACGGCTCATAAAAATAATAACTATGAATCTTCGTGAAAAATTTCCTCAGCTGGAACCCGCCTTGATCAATGAAATGGAAACAGAAGGCATGATAAAAGAATTTACTGCAGGCGACATACTGATGCGTAAAGGTCAATACATCAAAAGCACCATACTTATACTAGAAGGCATTGTAAAAATCTTTAGGGAAGATGAGGAAGGTGCAGAGTTTTTGATGTATTACCTGCAACCGGGTGAGGCTTGCGCCATCTCTATTATTTGTGCATCAAAAGCAGAAACAAGCCAGATAAGCGCCGTGGCAATGGAAGACACAACTGCTTTGATGGTGCCGATAAGATTCATGGATGAATGGATGAGCAAATACAAAAGCTGGTACTACTTTGTTCTGGAGACTTATCGCAACAGGTTTGAGGAATTGCTTATTGTTATTGATAATGTTGCATTCAGAGGCATGGATGAACGCTTGTTTTTCTATTTAAAACGCTATACAGAAACGAATCACTCCAATATTATTTCTCTCTCTCACCAGCAAATCGCCGACGAACTGAATTCTTCCCGGGAAGTGATCTCAAGGTTGCTGAAAAAAATGGAGCAACGCGGACTGGTTGTACTTAACAGGAACTCCATAGAATTGAATGCAAAAGCAGTTCTGTGACGTTAGTCACTTTTATTCTAAAATGCAAGGCTGACCTTTGCCTAAAATAAAAAATATGGGATTCTTTCAAAAATTATTTGGCAACGGCAACAAAGATGAATTAAAGGTCTTACTCGACAGAGGCGCATTATTGATTGATGTGCGCAGCAGGGAAGAGTTTAATGCTGGTCATGCTCCAAAAGCAATTAATATTCCATTGCAAATGTTGGTTCAGTCAACAGACAGGCTGAAAGGAAAAAACGTAATAACCGTTTGCAAAAGTGGCGCAAGAAGTGCTATGGCGGTGACGATGTTGCAGAAAGAAGGCGTAAAAGCTTTCAACGGTGGCGCATGGGATAACTGGCAGTAAGTTTGATGCTTTTATAAAAATTTTTGTTATGGCAACTTCAGTAAACGAAACTTATAGCGAGATCATCAACGGGACAACGCCTGTGCTGGTAGATTTCTCTGCAGAATGGTGCGGACCCTGTAAAATGATGGCGCCGATACTTAAAGAACTGCATGGTATGCTGGGCAGCGCGGTGCGTATTTTAAAAATTGATGTGGACAGGAACCCAAAGCTTGCGGCTCAATATAATATAAGTGGTGTGCCTACGCTTATCTTATTCCAAAGTGGAAAAGTATTATGGCGGCAATCAGGGGTTATGCCTGCAAACCAGTTGGTTAAAGTTATAAAACAACATGCGGTGCTTGCTGCATAAAATTTACTTACCTGAGCAATTAAAACACGAACTTTGCAGGCGAAATTACAGATCATGAGTGAGCAGAAAGCAAAACCATCTTATTTGTTGAGCGTGCTGGGGAACAAATGTCCGCGGTGCCGCGAAGGTTATATATTCGAATCAAAAAATGCCTACGCATTAAAGAAAAGCTCTTATATAAAAATGCCGGAGAAATGCCCGGTGTGCGGTCAACCAACAGAAATTGAAGTTGGGTTTTATTACGGCACCAGTTATGTTAGTTATACGCTTACGGTTGCTTATTCTGTAGCCACTTTTATTGCCTGGTGGGTACTGCTTGGCTTTTCCATTTACGATAACAGCATATTTTACTGGCTCGGTTTCAATTCCATTTCTATGTTATTGTTGCAACCTGTTTTCATGCGCTTGTCGCGTAGCATGTGGTTTAGCTGGTTTGTTAAATACGATCCCGATTGGAAAAATCATCCTGTTGGCAAACAGGAAAGAATAGTGGAAGAACATATGGGCAACTGGTGATGATACCCGGCCCTAAAGGGGGTAAGAAATTTTTTAGGACAAACTTTTGAGCTACTATTAAGCTTTGGTTGTGTCACTCACTTGTACGTTCAGATCATTATGAGCAAGTAATTGTATTATTCCTAAATGGTTATTTTCTCTTCACATAAACATGTTTAATATTTCCTTTTCCGGTTTCGCGCTGATCTATTTCAAAAACATTCATGTTCTTTATTAATTGCACCAATTTGCCAAATCCATAGTTACGGCTATCAAAATTGGGCATCTTTTTAATAAGTATATTTCCAAGGTCACCTAGGAAAGCCCAGCCATTTTCATCGGCAATATCTTCAATGCTGTCTGAAATAAGTTTGATCAGTTTCTTATCAGCCTTTAATATCGGTTGTTTTGGTGCAGGCTTTGTTTGATGCTGGGAAGATGGTTTAGCCGCAGCAGGTTTGCCTGTTTCGGATTCTTCCACTTCAGGCTCGGCAGTAAGGATTTCTATATAAATAAATTTATCGCAGGCAGAAATGAAAGGTTTGGGTGTTTTCTTTTCCCCAAAGCCAAACACTTTCATACCGGCCTCACGTAAGCGTGTGGCAAGCCGGGTAAAATCGCTATCGCTTGATACAATGCAGAACCCATCAACTTTTCCCGAATACAAAATATCCATTGCATCAATGATCATTGCAGAATCGGTGGCATTCTTTCCGGTGGTGTAACTGTATTGCTGAATGGGTGTAATGGCGTTTTCCAGCAGTACACCTTTCCAGCCTGAAACAGTTGGTTTTGTCCAGTCTGCATAAATTCTTTTAAATGTAGGTGTTCCATATTTCGCAATTTCTTCAAACATTTCTTTTACGCTGGCATATGGAACATTATCAGCATCAATTAAAACGGCAAGCCTGAGATCATTGTTATTGTTCATAACTATTAAATTAATCCTATATAGATAAAGATAGTCAGAATAAAACGATTGTAAAGTTGTTGCGCTTTGTGTTGTTTTGACAAATAGCTTTGCAGTTTTTTAAGGCAGTATGTGAATTGCCATGGTTTGCTGCCTGTAGTTCGGAAAGTACAAGAGTGCGACGCAACAGGCGATGCATAAAAAACTACAGGCGGGCTCATAAATTAACTAACAGTGTCAGAAATTTTTAAACAACAAAGAATGCTTACAAAGGTTTTACAGGTTGCTGTTTTTGTAGTACTAACTAACGCGGTTTGTGCACAGGCAACCATTTCGGGGAAAGTAAAAGGATCTAAATCTAATGCGGTAGAGGGTGCAACAGTACATGTGCTTAATTCGAATGCCGTAACCATTACGGATGCACACGGAAATTTTACGATCAGCAATATTGCAAAAGGCTCTTACACGATCACAATCGAAGCATTAGGTTATGCAACAAAAAATGAGATAATTTCTACAGGTGAGTCTTTAGAAATTTTATTATCAGAAGATTATAAACAGTTAGATGATGTAACTGTGAGTGCAGAAAAAAGAGAAGCATCCCTTCAGCAAACGGCTTTAAGTATGACCTCACTTTCTGCCAAACAAGTGCAGCAATACAGGCTTTGGAACAGCAAAGAATTAACAGCGATCGTGCCTAATCTTTATTCAAATAATTCCGGTGATGAAAGAAATGTTACATCTATTCGAGGTATAACTACTACATCATACGATCCTGCGGTAACAACATACATTGATGGCGTGAATCAATTCAGTCTTGATACTTACATGCCGCAATTACTGGATGTTGAAAGAATAGAAATTCTTCGTGGGCCACAAGGCACATTGTATGGCCGCAATGCAATGGGAGGCGTGATCAATATCATTACCAAGCAACCAACCAACACAGCAAGTGGTTTTGCAGAAATAAGCATTGGTAATCATAACCAGCAGCGTTACAATCTTGGTGTTCGCCTGCCGGTTATAAAAGATAAATTATTCTTTGGTGCAGCAGCCATGTTCAACAAACGCGATGGCTTTTATACCAATGAATTCAATAATTCTTCCTACGATAAACAAAATGGTTTCACCGGTAATTACTATCTGAAATATTTACCCAATCAAAAATGGGTAATAACATTAAACGCCAAACATCAGAACACAAGAAACAATGGCGCATTTCCCTTGGTAAATGGTGTTGATGAAGCATTCAATAATCCTTATAAACTTTCGCAGAATGCATTGGCGAAAATGATCGATAATACTTTCAACGCATCGCTGGTTGTTAATCATACAGGCAATAGATTTAATTTTTCTTCACAAACAGCATGGCAACAAAATCACCGTTATTATAATGCACCACTCGATGGAGATTTTTCCACTCTTGATATAATTAGTATCATTAATGATTATGGTAAAAAATGGAACAACGTAAAAGTATTTACAGAGGAATTACGCTTCAGTTCGCCAGCCAATAATGCTGCTGCATTAAAATGGACTGCCGGCGCATACTTCTTTCATCAAAATGTTCCGAATAAACAAGCAACTTATTTCGGCGAAGATGCCGGTTATTATGGTATTCCGGATACCGATTTCTCTACCATCAGTACAAGCACCGGCAAGAATACCGGCATAGCA
Coding sequences within it:
- the purU gene encoding formyltetrahydrofolate deformylase produces the protein MIIVIQCKDQVGLVAAISGALAKENINIISMREHVDKEENRFFMRVEIEQYSDAQNLEEKIRNVLPTDAIIKVDPSPEKKIIVLVTKEYHCLADILIRNHFKTLGASVQCVIGNHITLENICDRFDIPFHFISHEEKDKVAFEEELQNAIGAYNYDYLVLAKFMRILSPEFVTYFPTQIINIHHSFLPAFIGANPYRKAFERGVKLIGATAHFVTNDLDEGPIIAQQIIPVNHTFTASGMMKAGKEIETAVLARALQLVFDDRVFVYKNKTVVFE
- the polA gene encoding DNA polymerase I, producing the protein MAKKLFLLDAYALIFRAYYALIRNPRITSKGINTNAQFGFTNTLFDLMNKEKPSHMAVCFDVEGVTERHTDFADYKANRQETPEDLSAAIPFIKRIIEGFNIPVIGVTGYEADDVIGTLAWQAHDAGYDVYMVTPDKDYGQLVRDGIFIYKPGYQGGDVEIMGPKEVCTKWDIERVDQVVDILGLMGDAVDNIPGIPGIGEKTAAKLLKEYGSIENILANADNIKGSLGEKVRNGKESAIMSKKLARIITNVPVEFHEEQFCLKEWNKPALIEVFTELEFKTLGKRVLGEEFNVFQTAPVGVQTDLFGNVVEQSEKSKAKSEKKEVAANTDGNADVEATGFGADKNINNTAHNYILADTQEKIAALVKDLLQQTEICFDTETTGIDANDAELVGMSFSYIPHEAYYIPCPADQTATKKILEQFTPLFNSEKITWIGQNLKYDMLVLKWYGIELKGNIYDTMLAHYVIEPEGRRSMDLLSAQYLGYEPVHIEELIGKKGKNQGNMRDVEVEKIKDYAAEDADITLQLKHALHPGLKEKEVEKVFYEVENPLVKVLTDMEFEGIKIDEGFLKDYSKELEREARLAEENVYAGAGVKFNLSSPKQLGEVLFEKLKLDPKAKKTKTGQYATGEDVLLKLSHTNPIVADILVYRELTKLKSTYVDSLPLLINKKTGRVHTSYAQAVAVTGRLSSNNPNLQNIPIRTDRGKEIRKAFIPRDDKHVLVSSDYSQIELRIVAGISGDPNMCEAFKSGIDIHTATAAKVYNIEAKDVTKEMRYKAKSVNFGIIYGQGAFGLADNLGISRSEAKEIIDNYKKEFIGITKYMDDTINFAREHGYVQTLMGRKRWLRDINSSNFTVRGFAERNAINSPIQGTAADMIKLAMIKIHAAMKKEKLQSKMLLQVHDELVFDALKEEMDTLKPLILENMKAALPLPHGVPVEAEVGFGDNWLEAH
- a CDS encoding UDP-N-acetylmuramoyl-tripeptide--D-alanyl-D-alanine ligase, with the translated sequence MTIESLYQIFLQHPSIQTDTRKLKPGDLFFALKGPNFNGNLFALKALEMGAAYSIVDEDIEGANDSIIKTDDVLTALQQLAKYHREQFNIPFIAITGSNGKTTTKELVSTVLASHFKTYTTEGNLNNHIGIPITLLSVQKDAEMAVIEMGANHQKEIASYCVYTQPTHGIITNCGKAHLEGFGGIEGVRKGKGELFDYIRARNGTVFAYDDYDYLHDMSKDIQHIEWYGSKKGTVTGHVLQSEPFLEVAFTKGGSFTSLKTQLVGDYNLPNVLCAVAVGKHFNVPDEKIRSAIENYIPSNSRSQLMEKGSNKIILDAYNANPSSMKLAIENFAKLHADKKVLMLGGMMELGEESIAEHKNIIAQIDAYKWDAVVLVGGDFAKIDHAYTFFANSTEAAVWLQQQHFENTYLLVKGSRSMAMEKVLQPV
- a CDS encoding Crp/Fnr family transcriptional regulator, which produces MNLREKFPQLEPALINEMETEGMIKEFTAGDILMRKGQYIKSTILILEGIVKIFREDEEGAEFLMYYLQPGEACAISIICASKAETSQISAVAMEDTTALMVPIRFMDEWMSKYKSWYYFVLETYRNRFEELLIVIDNVAFRGMDERLFFYLKRYTETNHSNIISLSHQQIADELNSSREVISRLLKKMEQRGLVVLNRNSIELNAKAVL
- a CDS encoding rhodanese-like domain-containing protein, whose translation is MGFFQKLFGNGNKDELKVLLDRGALLIDVRSREEFNAGHAPKAINIPLQMLVQSTDRLKGKNVITVCKSGARSAMAVTMLQKEGVKAFNGGAWDNWQ
- the trxA gene encoding thioredoxin, which encodes MATSVNETYSEIINGTTPVLVDFSAEWCGPCKMMAPILKELHGMLGSAVRILKIDVDRNPKLAAQYNISGVPTLILFQSGKVLWRQSGVMPANQLVKVIKQHAVLAA
- a CDS encoding DUF983 domain-containing protein, producing the protein MSEQKAKPSYLLSVLGNKCPRCREGYIFESKNAYALKKSSYIKMPEKCPVCGQPTEIEVGFYYGTSYVSYTLTVAYSVATFIAWWVLLGFSIYDNSIFYWLGFNSISMLLLQPVFMRLSRSMWFSWFVKYDPDWKNHPVGKQERIVEEHMGNW
- a CDS encoding NYN domain-containing protein, which produces MNNNNDLRLAVLIDADNVPYASVKEMFEEIAKYGTPTFKRIYADWTKPTVSGWKGVLLENAITPIQQYSYTTGKNATDSAMIIDAMDILYSGKVDGFCIVSSDSDFTRLATRLREAGMKVFGFGEKKTPKPFISACDKFIYIEILTAEPEVEESETGKPAAAKPSSQHQTKPAPKQPILKADKKLIKLISDSIEDIADENGWAFLGDLGNILIKKMPNFDSRNYGFGKLVQLIKNMNVFEIDQRETGKGNIKHVYVKRK
- a CDS encoding TonB-dependent receptor, which translates into the protein MLTKVLQVAVFVVLTNAVCAQATISGKVKGSKSNAVEGATVHVLNSNAVTITDAHGNFTISNIAKGSYTITIEALGYATKNEIISTGESLEILLSEDYKQLDDVTVSAEKREASLQQTALSMTSLSAKQVQQYRLWNSKELTAIVPNLYSNNSGDERNVTSIRGITTTSYDPAVTTYIDGVNQFSLDTYMPQLLDVERIEILRGPQGTLYGRNAMGGVINIITKQPTNTASGFAEISIGNHNQQRYNLGVRLPVIKDKLFFGAAAMFNKRDGFYTNEFNNSSYDKQNGFTGNYYLKYLPNQKWVITLNAKHQNTRNNGAFPLVNGVDEAFNNPYKLSQNALAKMIDNTFNASLVVNHTGNRFNFSSQTAWQQNHRYYNAPLDGDFSTLDIISIINDYGKKWNNVKVFTEELRFSSPANNAAALKWTAGAYFFHQNVPNKQATYFGEDAGYYGIPDTDFSTISTSTGKNTGIAAYGQINYTFSKKFELIAGLRYDHESKKLSVLGEYEKAGVGTIVTLPDTSATANFNAVSPKLGINIHATANNLVFATYSRGYRTGGLTQLSSDPSNPPLYPYKPEYSDNIEAGIKNNFFNDRLRVNITAFITFVTDAQVPTLVLPEAITITKNTGKLTSKGAELEVSSTPVKGLQLDYNFGYTNAKYKSLKVSSNGESIDLNGNKQIFTPDVTSMLAAQYSLLLNQKQQVKLVARAEWFYLGTTYFDLANNISQSPYQLLNTRIGVSSKHADLFFWARNITDKHYIAYAYDFGAVHLADPRTIGVSLMAKF